A DNA window from Bdellovibrio sp. BCCA contains the following coding sequences:
- the gltS gene encoding sodium/glutamate symporter, with protein MTLTSLQTLALAALVVYFGRFLKKKIHFIDKYNLPSPVIGGFILAFVLAILKSQGLFELKFTKAFEETLMIAFFTSIGYSASLKLLKEGGRTVIFFLILTVGGLLLQILAGIGAAKLMGLPPLMGVLTGAVSLTGGPGTALAFGPSFQAAGVDGASAIGLTTAMGGILLGGLIGTPLATYLIHKRKLKDHAQALPLEHEQPHSLKARPGFDLLYHFLGFALIMGIGTTLSSWINDQGITLPIYIGSMVIAAVFRNVEDVRPIFKLNPDWVEEIGSVALTLFIATAIMTLRLDELKNAALPILIFLALQAVLVVITALGPAFWVAGRDYEGAIISAGYVGFMMGTSANAMANMSSLSQKYGPAPKAFLVVPLVGSCFIDFINAAFVTFCLNYFT; from the coding sequence ATGACATTAACATCACTACAAACTTTGGCACTGGCAGCGTTGGTTGTTTACTTTGGACGTTTTCTAAAAAAGAAAATCCACTTTATCGATAAATACAATTTACCCTCCCCTGTTATCGGCGGTTTTATTTTGGCTTTTGTTTTAGCAATTTTAAAAAGCCAGGGCCTTTTTGAACTGAAATTTACAAAAGCTTTCGAAGAAACTTTGATGATCGCCTTCTTTACCTCCATCGGTTACTCGGCTTCTTTAAAACTTCTTAAAGAAGGCGGAAGAACTGTTATCTTCTTTTTAATTCTCACCGTGGGTGGTCTTCTTTTACAAATTCTTGCCGGCATTGGTGCTGCCAAACTCATGGGTCTTCCGCCTTTAATGGGAGTTCTCACAGGAGCAGTCTCTTTAACTGGAGGCCCCGGAACAGCGCTTGCCTTTGGACCTTCATTTCAAGCAGCCGGTGTTGATGGAGCTTCTGCTATCGGTCTAACAACTGCGATGGGTGGAATTCTTTTAGGCGGTCTTATTGGAACTCCGTTAGCGACGTATTTGATTCATAAGAGAAAATTAAAAGACCACGCTCAAGCTTTGCCTCTTGAACACGAACAACCGCATTCACTTAAGGCTCGCCCTGGATTTGATCTTCTTTATCATTTCTTAGGATTCGCATTGATCATGGGAATTGGAACCACTTTAAGTTCGTGGATAAATGATCAAGGCATTACGCTGCCGATTTATATTGGCTCAATGGTTATCGCGGCAGTTTTTAGAAATGTAGAAGATGTGCGCCCTATTTTTAAACTCAATCCCGATTGGGTTGAAGAGATTGGCTCTGTGGCTCTGACACTTTTTATCGCGACGGCTATTATGACATTGCGTTTAGATGAGCTTAAAAACGCCGCCTTACCGATTTTAATTTTCCTGGCACTGCAAGCTGTTCTGGTTGTTATCACCGCACTGGGACCCGCTTTTTGGGTTGCAGGGCGCGATTATGAAGGAGCCATTATCAGTGCTGGTTATGTCGGCTTTATGATGGGAACTTCTGCGAACGCCATGGCTAATATGTCATCGCTTTCGCAAAAGTACGGGCCAGCTCCCAAAGCGTTCTTAGTGGTTCCTCTTGTTGGATCTTGTTTTATTGATTTTATCAATGCTGCTTTTGTGACGTTTTGTTTAAACTATTTCACGTAA
- a CDS encoding KH domain-containing protein, whose translation MESSEARVLAEVVNQETEIRDRLAGVLQSVIVEMTSCLEVQVTYATGDKTTVYNVSLPQEFRGKLIGSQGKNITSLRNIIGAMAGNHGFRAIIELVV comes from the coding sequence ATGGAGTCATCGGAGGCTCGTGTGTTAGCGGAAGTTGTTAATCAGGAAACGGAGATTAGAGACCGCCTTGCTGGCGTCTTACAAAGTGTGATTGTGGAAATGACCTCTTGTCTTGAAGTGCAAGTAACATATGCGACAGGTGATAAGACGACAGTTTACAATGTCTCGCTCCCTCAGGAATTCAGAGGGAAGCTTATCGGATCTCAGGGAAAAAACATTACATCTCTTAGAAATATCATCGGAGCTATGGCGGGGAATCACGGTTTCCGCGCAATTATTGAGCTTGTCGTCTAG
- a CDS encoding trypsin-like serine peptidase, protein MLKKLNTLLLILLLAACQAQDTALKSAPTEGSETIDEKVIYGSDDRKDVYEVTSSLQKRLADSTVALIKASSVQAGANTSRIVSKTFKETYGLCSSERFGEQENAAFCSGSLVAPDIIATAGHCVRSASDCASTKFVFGYAVKVKGVLPREIANSEIYSCAEVIHTEVLASGSDFALVRLNRPVTNHAVLKLRQRGAVKVGDPLVVIGHPVGLPTKVAAGAKVRSAQPDQYFVANLDTYGGNSGSAVFNSKTGVVEGILVRGDDDFEYHGSCTVSHRCKDTECRGEDVTRITRILPYL, encoded by the coding sequence ATGTTAAAAAAATTAAACACGCTTCTACTAATCCTCCTGCTCGCAGCCTGCCAAGCTCAGGACACCGCCCTAAAATCTGCACCCACAGAAGGTTCTGAGACTATCGACGAAAAAGTGATTTATGGCTCGGATGATCGTAAAGATGTTTACGAAGTGACTTCTTCGCTGCAAAAACGTTTGGCCGATTCTACCGTCGCCCTCATTAAGGCCAGCTCAGTACAAGCCGGAGCAAACACATCACGAATTGTTTCCAAGACTTTTAAGGAAACGTATGGTTTGTGTTCCTCGGAACGTTTCGGGGAACAGGAAAATGCGGCGTTTTGCTCGGGTTCTCTTGTCGCTCCTGACATCATCGCCACAGCCGGACACTGTGTCCGTTCAGCCAGCGATTGCGCTTCTACGAAGTTTGTTTTTGGTTACGCGGTGAAAGTAAAAGGTGTTTTGCCGCGAGAGATCGCCAACTCCGAAATCTATTCTTGTGCTGAAGTCATTCATACCGAAGTTCTTGCCAGTGGTTCTGACTTTGCGCTTGTCCGTTTAAATCGCCCTGTCACCAATCACGCTGTTCTTAAACTTCGTCAAAGAGGTGCCGTGAAAGTCGGTGATCCTTTGGTCGTCATTGGACATCCCGTTGGTCTCCCCACCAAAGTCGCTGCCGGTGCGAAGGTTCGTAGCGCGCAACCGGATCAGTATTTTGTTGCCAACTTAGACACCTACGGGGGCAACTCAGGCTCTGCAGTTTTTAACTCTAAGACCGGTGTTGTTGAAGGAATCTTAGTCCGCGGTGACGATGATTTTGAGTACCATGGATCTTGCACCGTCTCACATCGCTGTAAAGACACAGAATGCCGCGGTGAAGATGTCACACGAATAACAAGAATTCTTCCTTATCTTTGA
- a CDS encoding Rieske 2Fe-2S domain-containing protein: MTEKSNWQKLGAIEVLKLKPLQQLEINRTKIALIYKDNEFTAISGVCNHAGGPLGDGRLEGDYVVCPWHYYRFHTKTGKGEPGFEEDRVPSYPVKEEDGMLWVDLAAGTSRHKLHHAPHPLTRPLGRAPGPLRVVGISTTVMDVKNPRVSTSELLLEEALKYGATLGYETRLEKIRELQFRHCEGFYSKSSHACTWPCSITQMDPNDQLDRIYEDIIYWADVILIATPIRWGSASSLYYKMAERFNCIQNQITIRNNQLIRDKVAGFIITGGQDNVQSVAGHLMGFFAELGFHLPPFPFIAHSLGWSMENMEHNVRYVQKSHALGDAAKELLDRCADLSGALIEASSPYKIVHRAGRKAYDAEKHHEK, translated from the coding sequence ATGACGGAAAAATCCAATTGGCAAAAACTGGGTGCGATCGAAGTTTTAAAACTAAAACCTCTTCAGCAATTGGAAATCAATCGCACAAAAATCGCTTTGATTTACAAAGACAATGAGTTCACCGCGATCTCAGGAGTGTGCAATCACGCCGGAGGACCTTTGGGTGACGGTCGTCTTGAAGGCGACTATGTCGTTTGTCCTTGGCACTACTATAGGTTCCATACGAAGACAGGAAAAGGTGAACCTGGCTTTGAAGAGGATCGTGTTCCGAGTTATCCGGTGAAGGAAGAAGACGGAATGCTTTGGGTCGATCTTGCGGCCGGCACATCTCGCCATAAATTGCATCATGCTCCTCACCCACTGACGCGCCCTTTGGGACGAGCGCCGGGGCCTTTGCGTGTTGTCGGAATTTCAACGACGGTAATGGATGTTAAAAATCCCCGTGTGTCGACATCCGAATTGTTGTTGGAAGAAGCTTTGAAGTACGGGGCGACTTTAGGATATGAAACGCGTTTAGAAAAAATCCGTGAGTTGCAGTTTCGCCACTGCGAAGGCTTTTATTCAAAAAGTTCGCATGCATGCACGTGGCCTTGTTCGATCACGCAAATGGATCCAAACGATCAGCTAGATCGAATTTACGAAGATATTATCTATTGGGCCGATGTGATACTGATTGCAACACCGATTCGCTGGGGCTCCGCAAGTTCATTGTATTATAAAATGGCCGAGCGCTTTAACTGCATTCAAAATCAAATCACCATTCGCAACAATCAACTGATTCGCGATAAGGTTGCAGGGTTTATCATCACCGGTGGTCAAGACAATGTGCAATCCGTTGCTGGTCATTTGATGGGATTTTTTGCCGAGCTCGGATTTCATCTGCCACCGTTTCCGTTTATCGCGCACTCTTTAGGATGGAGCATGGAAAACATGGAGCACAACGTCCGTTATGTGCAAAAGAGCCATGCCTTGGGTGATGCCGCAAAAGAGCTCTTAGACCGATGTGCGGATTTATCTGGAGCTTTGATTGAAGCCAGCTCGCCCTATAAGATTGTTCACCGTGCGGGTCGCAAGGCTTACGATGCGGAGAAACACCACGAGAAATAG
- a CDS encoding DUF6279 family lipoprotein has protein sequence MQKILLIIAVSFSCLTACSRLDIAYNWADTFIASKVDDYFDISSKQSKALKKSLQQDFEKMKTAVLPDWINNAKKLERDIAQNTLNENKISSVFSLVIRNVEHFTSYFTDTAVNFISSTDPQQLAYFSKAFHEKNDEDLKKFRDTKTYQREYKEKYYKYFNMFLGSLTDSQKSLIEKHIQESPFPLELKIKNKEWVFQKFIKECKTPESMKAFVRDFYAHPEAYNDPAYQAAFKAYQKDLQNLVVKILLSLNSEQKKELLQNLQEKVAQLEKIRRRS, from the coding sequence ATGCAAAAAATTTTGCTAATTATTGCCGTGAGCTTTTCGTGTCTGACTGCGTGCTCACGACTTGATATCGCCTACAATTGGGCGGACACGTTTATTGCCTCTAAAGTTGACGACTACTTTGATATTTCTTCCAAACAAAGCAAAGCCCTTAAAAAATCCCTGCAACAAGACTTTGAAAAAATGAAGACCGCCGTTCTTCCGGATTGGATCAATAACGCTAAAAAGCTTGAGCGGGATATTGCGCAAAATACATTAAACGAAAATAAAATCTCTAGCGTCTTTTCTTTGGTGATAAGAAATGTCGAGCACTTCACGTCTTATTTTACCGATACGGCTGTGAATTTTATCTCGTCAACAGATCCTCAACAATTGGCTTATTTTTCAAAAGCTTTTCATGAAAAGAATGATGAAGATTTAAAGAAATTCCGCGACACGAAAACATATCAGCGCGAATACAAAGAAAAATATTATAAGTACTTTAATATGTTCTTGGGTTCTTTAACGGATTCACAGAAGTCCCTGATTGAAAAACACATTCAAGAGTCTCCGTTTCCTTTGGAGCTTAAGATCAAAAACAAGGAATGGGTTTTTCAAAAGTTTATCAAAGAGTGCAAAACTCCAGAAAGCATGAAAGCGTTCGTGAGGGACTTTTATGCCCATCCAGAGGCTTACAATGATCCTGCCTACCAGGCGGCTTTTAAGGCTTACCAGAAAGATCTGCAAAACCTTGTAGTGAAAATTCTTTTAAGTCTGAACTCTGAGCAAAAGAAGGAACTCCTTCAGAACCTGCAAGAAAAGGTCGCTCAGCTGGAAAAAATCCGCAGACGTTCTTAA
- a CDS encoding protein-glutamine glutaminase family protein codes for MKIFAVLFIFLLSSASFAKDDLKSFATGLDKTLRHLNRSDSRPCDAENLTPSSARLVSYKGAPATVMSEEDAQALFTELKNKKDIPYDFSLAGCEQRAHEMSRLMLLKGITPLKGFASVDENKSPRLEIPHPRKKGERIRWKYHVAPVVLIEKKGELIPFTIDPSMETKAVPTSQWVGDMSKHNKSMNVKLQFTPANQYDVDGRLRIDPRDKEFSQSNQESLREFKKYSEDPRGEEEWMFQQQLMEDKLNSMPGY; via the coding sequence ATGAAAATCTTCGCGGTTCTTTTTATTTTTTTGCTTTCATCAGCGAGTTTTGCCAAAGACGATCTAAAGTCTTTTGCTACAGGCCTGGATAAAACGCTTCGTCACTTAAACCGCTCTGATTCCCGACCTTGTGATGCCGAAAATTTGACGCCTTCTTCAGCTCGTTTGGTGAGCTACAAAGGTGCTCCGGCCACTGTTATGTCAGAAGAAGATGCCCAGGCTTTATTTACTGAACTTAAAAACAAAAAAGACATTCCCTATGACTTTTCATTGGCGGGTTGTGAGCAGCGTGCTCATGAGATGTCTCGGTTGATGTTATTAAAAGGGATTACGCCACTTAAAGGTTTTGCTTCGGTGGACGAAAATAAATCTCCCCGCTTGGAAATTCCTCACCCCAGAAAAAAAGGCGAACGCATTCGCTGGAAATATCACGTCGCTCCCGTTGTTTTAATTGAGAAAAAAGGCGAGCTTATTCCATTCACCATTGATCCTTCAATGGAAACGAAAGCTGTTCCCACCTCTCAATGGGTGGGGGACATGTCTAAGCACAATAAATCCATGAACGTGAAATTGCAGTTCACTCCGGCGAACCAATATGACGTCGACGGTCGTTTGCGCATAGATCCCCGTGATAAAGAGTTCAGTCAATCCAACCAAGAGTCTTTGCGTGAGTTTAAAAAATACAGCGAAGACCCTCGTGGTGAAGAAGAATGGATGTTCCAGCAGCAATTGATGGAAGATAAATTGAACTCGATGCCCGGCTATTGA
- a CDS encoding ATP-binding protein has product MRILHYLSGILLVLTVGLLMYVTEGTEYYLPNPASLLVLAVIFSCFYGGMGPGLFTSTVAWTYLAYFLSHNGTLSEEATRRLSMWAISLPSIAAIVGVLKKRSEAHFLKELGERNLREKLLRESEERTRAIINSAHDSFIAIDTESHIREWNPQAERSFGWKREEVLGQSIANVIIPEKYREAHFAGLKRYLGSGEGPILNTRIEVPAIHKDGHELIVELTVYPIQQKETVIFGAFLHDITIRKKTEQLSLIQYSITRILTDRNNLAEAIPPFLKAVGSGLNWPVTELWLSDKERKYLTIAGLWSLSSELEDSFKSANASLRIPREEGLVGTVSTITASLWLSAKDRPMPRADFLKQNGIQTILYCPIYEGTELIGTLLIHHTSAMPSDVQVLDLMNDIGKRFGLFVLRRWAEEKLTQLSKDLEVKVQKRTEELGNLNKQLSQEVTEKQILYEQAQTANRLKDEFLATISHELRTPMNVILGHSEMLHDEDLTESEKRKSIEAIYRNTKAQVHIVSDILDVSRFITGKVQLNMEVNDMADIISLSVESILPAASAKNIEVIENIGTDIGPIAGDPTRLQQVLWNLLSNAVKFTPRHGKIYVSLAKAESNVQITVRDTGKGIDPSFLPYVFERFRQEDATTTRKYGGLGLGLAITRSIVEAHGGNIQVASEGKGKGATFTVIFPMTSLKNRPAPKDDHDVAVSKNPLKNLSILIVDDQADAQILVGTLLKKAGAKIYTASSVAEAFKSLIKNRPDVVLTDIGMPEHDGYDLIHMIRKLSPEMGGNTIVIALTAYAHDEDHERALKEGFQEHLAKPVEGRLLIKTIGKLTGRYKPTH; this is encoded by the coding sequence GTGCGGATTCTCCATTATTTATCAGGCATCCTTTTGGTTTTAACTGTGGGACTTCTGATGTATGTCACAGAAGGCACCGAATACTATTTGCCCAATCCCGCGTCGCTTCTTGTTTTAGCTGTGATCTTTAGTTGCTTTTATGGCGGAATGGGGCCGGGCCTTTTTACAAGTACCGTGGCCTGGACTTATCTCGCTTACTTTCTTTCTCATAATGGCACTTTAAGCGAAGAAGCAACTCGACGACTTTCGATGTGGGCTATTTCACTTCCCTCCATCGCCGCCATCGTCGGTGTTCTTAAAAAACGTTCTGAAGCTCATTTTCTGAAAGAGCTCGGAGAACGAAATCTGCGCGAAAAACTTCTTCGGGAAAGTGAAGAGCGCACGCGGGCCATTATTAACTCGGCCCATGATTCATTTATCGCGATTGATACTGAAAGCCACATTCGTGAGTGGAATCCTCAAGCGGAAAGATCCTTTGGCTGGAAACGCGAAGAAGTTTTAGGACAATCTATTGCAAACGTGATTATTCCGGAAAAATATCGCGAGGCCCATTTTGCGGGACTGAAGCGCTATCTTGGCTCTGGCGAAGGTCCGATCTTAAACACCCGCATTGAAGTGCCCGCCATACATAAAGACGGCCACGAGTTGATCGTGGAACTTACCGTCTATCCGATTCAGCAAAAGGAGACGGTGATCTTTGGAGCCTTTCTTCATGACATCACAATAAGAAAAAAAACAGAGCAGTTAAGTCTGATTCAGTACTCCATCACGCGCATTCTGACAGATCGGAATAATTTAGCGGAAGCCATTCCGCCATTTCTAAAAGCCGTTGGGTCGGGACTCAATTGGCCTGTCACGGAACTTTGGCTTTCCGATAAAGAAAGAAAATATTTAACCATTGCTGGCTTATGGTCTTTATCTTCTGAGCTTGAAGATAGTTTCAAATCGGCAAATGCGTCTTTAAGAATTCCCCGCGAAGAAGGCCTTGTTGGAACTGTTTCCACAATCACGGCTTCCTTATGGCTATCTGCCAAAGATCGCCCGATGCCTCGCGCGGATTTTTTAAAACAAAATGGCATTCAAACTATTTTGTACTGCCCGATTTATGAAGGAACAGAACTTATTGGAACTCTGTTAATACATCATACAAGTGCCATGCCTTCGGATGTGCAGGTGTTAGATCTTATGAATGACATCGGAAAGCGCTTCGGACTTTTTGTTTTACGCCGTTGGGCGGAAGAAAAGCTGACACAGCTTTCAAAAGACCTTGAAGTCAAAGTTCAAAAACGAACAGAAGAGTTGGGAAATTTGAATAAGCAGCTTTCTCAAGAAGTGACCGAAAAACAGATTTTGTATGAGCAAGCGCAAACAGCGAACCGTCTTAAAGATGAGTTTTTAGCAACGATTTCTCATGAACTGCGAACGCCTATGAATGTGATCTTGGGACACAGTGAAATGCTTCACGATGAAGACTTAACGGAGTCTGAAAAACGAAAATCCATTGAGGCTATTTATCGAAACACCAAAGCGCAAGTGCATATTGTGAGCGATATCCTGGATGTTTCGCGCTTTATCACCGGCAAAGTGCAGCTCAATATGGAAGTCAATGATATGGCGGATATTATTTCCCTCTCTGTGGAATCTATTTTACCTGCAGCAAGTGCTAAAAATATTGAAGTCATTGAGAATATCGGAACTGATATTGGCCCTATTGCAGGTGACCCTACCCGTCTGCAACAAGTTCTTTGGAATTTACTTTCTAATGCGGTGAAGTTCACTCCTCGCCACGGGAAGATTTATGTTTCATTGGCAAAAGCGGAATCCAATGTGCAGATCACGGTGCGCGATACAGGGAAAGGTATTGATCCAAGTTTTTTGCCGTACGTCTTTGAACGCTTCCGTCAAGAAGATGCCACTACGACACGAAAATATGGCGGTCTGGGTTTGGGCCTTGCTATCACTCGCAGTATTGTTGAAGCTCATGGCGGAAATATTCAAGTCGCCAGTGAAGGTAAAGGCAAAGGTGCCACCTTTACGGTGATTTTCCCGATGACATCTTTAAAGAATCGCCCCGCGCCGAAAGATGATCACGATGTTGCGGTTAGTAAGAATCCTCTGAAAAACTTAAGTATTCTTATTGTCGACGATCAGGCTGATGCGCAAATTTTAGTGGGCACACTTTTAAAGAAAGCCGGAGCGAAGATTTATACGGCCTCTTCAGTCGCTGAAGCTTTTAAATCTTTGATCAAAAATCGTCCTGACGTTGTTCTCACCGATATCGGTATGCCCGAGCACGATGGCTATGACTTGATTCACATGATTCGCAAACTCTCTCCAGAAATGGGAGGAAATACGATCGTTATTGCGTTAACAGCTTATGCTCATGATGAGGATCACGAGCGTGCTTTAAAAGAAGGCTTTCAAGAACATCTTGCAAAACCTGTTGAAGGACGACTGCTCATTAAAACTATTGGCAAACTCACGGGCCGTTATAAACCGACGCACTAA
- a CDS encoding group II truncated hemoglobin — protein sequence MNQKQQTPYELLGGEPVLRNITKRFYEIMDTLPEVKSLRDMHPENLRGSEEKLFMFLSGWLGGPGLFEQRYGHPRLRARHMPFEIRKSERDQWMLCMVQAFDDLKIAEPLRSELLHSLLRLADHMRNQEEP from the coding sequence GTGAATCAAAAACAACAAACGCCCTACGAACTTCTTGGCGGGGAACCGGTCTTAAGAAATATCACAAAACGTTTTTATGAAATCATGGACACTTTGCCAGAGGTAAAATCTTTGCGCGACATGCATCCAGAAAACCTCAGAGGCTCTGAAGAAAAACTTTTTATGTTTTTATCAGGCTGGCTTGGTGGCCCGGGTCTTTTTGAACAACGCTATGGTCATCCAAGATTGCGCGCTAGACACATGCCTTTTGAAATCAGAAAATCCGAACGCGATCAGTGGATGCTTTGCATGGTTCAAGCTTTTGATGATTTAAAAATCGCAGAGCCACTCAGATCTGAACTTTTACATTCTCTTTTAAGACTTGCCGATCATATGCGCAATCAAGAAGAGCCTTAG
- a CDS encoding DUF6404 family protein has translation MSPLTHEQKVTIFKAYAQEKKMPRAYTTTPTVMFISMGQNVPPIIFCKMWQIALSLGINFAAGWGLAMHFVSWRRHNMPISLQVAASVFAGVLFGVSMAIYYKSQRKKYGLTTWEEFKG, from the coding sequence ATGTCACCACTCACGCATGAACAAAAAGTCACGATCTTTAAAGCCTATGCGCAAGAAAAGAAAATGCCGCGAGCTTATACTACAACGCCGACAGTGATGTTCATCAGCATGGGACAAAATGTTCCGCCGATCATTTTCTGCAAAATGTGGCAAATCGCTCTTTCCTTGGGAATTAACTTCGCGGCAGGGTGGGGGCTTGCCATGCATTTTGTTTCTTGGCGTCGTCATAATATGCCGATTTCCCTGCAAGTCGCAGCGTCCGTTTTTGCGGGAGTGCTCTTTGGAGTTTCCATGGCCATCTACTACAAAAGCCAAAGAAAGAAATACGGTCTGACTACGTGGGAAGAGTTTAAGGGTTAA
- a CDS encoding nucleotide pyrophosphohydrolase: MELVQLTQLIKSFCEARDWDQFHPPKDLAIGMSTEANELLELFRFKSDAEVQEKMKTPEFRQKVSEELADVFFFVLRFAQMNSIDLSEALQNKMQKNAEKYPVEKAKGSNRKYNE; the protein is encoded by the coding sequence GTGGAACTTGTACAGCTAACTCAACTTATCAAATCCTTCTGCGAAGCCCGCGACTGGGACCAGTTCCACCCACCAAAAGACCTTGCCATTGGCATGTCCACTGAGGCCAACGAACTCTTGGAACTTTTCCGTTTTAAATCCGATGCTGAAGTTCAGGAAAAAATGAAAACGCCGGAGTTCCGGCAAAAAGTTTCTGAAGAGCTTGCGGATGTCTTTTTCTTCGTTCTAAGATTTGCACAGATGAACTCCATAGATCTTTCAGAAGCTTTGCAAAACAAAATGCAGAAGAATGCTGAAAAGTACCCGGTGGAAAAAGCCAAAGGCTCTAATAGAAAGTACAACGAGTAG
- a CDS encoding alpha/beta fold hydrolase: protein MQKTLLAALLIFNLPFYSFGKIMQKTEQLNVRQSKQWISYFGNDSAKTVILFVHGGPGSPLMMFSESFDKELAKNFLVVHWDQRGAGKSYTPEAFNKSLSLKDYVADGLEVVKHLKEKLPGKKLILVGHSWGTVVASHMVKAEPDAFVAYVSVGTVVDYAKADQIKYEFLHKNHPELKAPPYVHWADAMQVSQLLIKAHRIFHGIALDEVNRAAGSGHFYSMDDLKNQSLGAQKSFEALIPFLEKYNAASAVPTLDIPTYFIQGTFDLATPTELVKKYFDKTLAPKGKEFIEFKNSAHFPMFEEAALFAETMKKVGSLRP, encoded by the coding sequence ATGCAAAAAACGCTTTTGGCCGCTTTATTAATTTTCAACCTGCCTTTTTATAGTTTTGGAAAGATCATGCAGAAGACAGAACAGCTCAACGTGAGACAGAGCAAACAATGGATCTCGTATTTTGGAAATGACTCCGCAAAGACTGTGATCCTCTTTGTACACGGAGGGCCTGGCTCACCGCTGATGATGTTTTCAGAAAGTTTTGACAAGGAACTTGCGAAGAATTTTTTGGTGGTTCATTGGGATCAACGTGGTGCCGGAAAATCTTATACTCCCGAGGCGTTTAACAAGTCTTTAAGCTTGAAAGACTATGTCGCTGACGGATTAGAAGTCGTAAAACATCTTAAAGAAAAACTGCCAGGGAAGAAATTGATTTTGGTCGGCCACTCTTGGGGAACTGTGGTAGCTTCCCATATGGTAAAAGCAGAGCCCGATGCATTTGTTGCTTATGTTTCTGTCGGCACCGTGGTTGATTATGCCAAGGCCGACCAAATCAAATACGAATTCCTGCACAAAAATCATCCTGAGTTAAAAGCTCCGCCCTATGTGCATTGGGCGGATGCGATGCAAGTCAGTCAGCTTTTGATCAAAGCTCATCGTATTTTTCATGGAATTGCCCTTGATGAAGTTAATCGTGCTGCGGGTTCGGGTCATTTCTATTCTATGGACGATCTCAAGAATCAATCTTTGGGAGCACAGAAATCCTTTGAAGCTTTGATTCCGTTTTTAGAAAAATACAATGCGGCCTCCGCAGTTCCGACTTTGGATATTCCCACTTATTTTATTCAAGGGACTTTTGATCTAGCGACACCAACAGAGCTTGTGAAAAAATATTTCGATAAAACCTTGGCCCCTAAGGGGAAAGAATTTATTGAGTTTAAAAACTCCGCGCATTTTCCGATGTTTGAAGAGGCGGCTTTATTTGCTGAGACGATGAAGAAGGTGGGGTCTTTGAGGCCTTAA